Proteins from a single region of Oryza brachyantha chromosome 6, ObraRS2, whole genome shotgun sequence:
- the LOC102699970 gene encoding 3-ketoacyl-CoA synthase 6-like, which translates to MSASPTQLKRLKPLYQHVVNNFLVVVAAPLAVAALANVARAGPEEVAARARALRPAHVFLAAFVPAAAATLYLMLRPRPVYLVDYACFRTKPHCRVPFATFLEHAKLVTYVEGASIDERSVRFMTRLLERSGLGEETCLPPAHHFIPPYRNLEASRAEVEVVVFNAIDDLLAKTGISASAIDILIVNCSLFAPVPSFTDMIINRYKMRADVRNVHLSGMGCSAGLISVGLARNFLQVAPRGAHALVVSTETITPNYYVGKERAMLLPNCLFRMGGAAVLLSTSRAKARFRLSRVVRTLTGAQDSAYRCVFQEEDGEGHRGINLSKDLMTIAGDSLKANITAIGPLVLPASEQLLFALSFIARRVLNRRVKPYLPDFRMAFEHFCIHAGGRAVIDELQRSLGLSDEHVEASRMALHRFGNTSSSSLWYELAYIEAKGRMRPGDRVWMIGFGSGFKCNSAAWECISPARNADGPWADSICRYPVDIPEVLKH; encoded by the coding sequence ATGAGCGCGTCGCCGACCCAGCTGAAGCGGCTCAAGCCGCTGTACCAGCACGTGGTGAACAACTTCCTCGTCGTGGTGGCCGCGCcgctggcggtggcggcgctggccAACGTGGCGCGGGCGGGGCCCGAGGAGGTGGccgcgagggcgcgggcgctgcGGCCGGCGCACGTGTTCCTGGCGGCGttcgtgccggcggcggccgcgacgcTGTACCTGATgctgcggccgcggccggTGTACCTCGTCGACTACGCGTGCTTCCGCACCAAGCCCCACTGCCGCGTCCCGTTCGCCACGTTCCTCGAGCACGCCAAGCTGGTGACGTACGTCGAGGGCGCGTCGATCGACGAGCGCAGCGTGCGGTTCATGACGCGGCTGCTCGAGCGGTCGGGGCTCGGGGAGGAGACGTGCCTGCCGCCGGCGCACCACTTCATCCCGCCGTACCGGAACCTGGAGGCCTCGCGCGCGGAGGTGGAGGTCGTCGTCTTCAACGCCATCGACGACCTGCTCGCCAAGACGGGGATCAGCGCCTCCGCGATCGACATCCTCATCGTCAACTGCAGCCTCTTCGCGCCCGTCCCGTCCTTCACCGACATGATCATCAACAGGTACAAGATGCGCGCCGACGTCCGCAACGTGCACCTCTCCGGGATGGGGTGCAGCGCCGGCCTCATCTCCGTCGGGCTCGCGCGCAACTTCCTGCAGGtcgcgccgcgcggcgcgcaCGCGCTGGTCGTGTCGACGGAGACCATCACGCCCAACTACTACGTCGGCAAGGAGCGCGCGATGCTCCTCCCCAACTGCCTCTTCCGCatgggcggcgccgccgtgctgctgtCCACCTCGCGCGCCAAGGCCCGCTTCCGCCTCTCCCGCGTCGTGCGGACGCTGACCGGCGCCCAGGACAGCGCGTACCGGTGCGTGTtccaggaggaggacggcgagggccaCCGCGGCATCAACCTCTCCAAGGACCTCATGACCATCGCCGGCGACTCGCTCAAGGCCAACATCACCGCCATCGGGCCGCTCGTCCTTCCGGCGTCGGAGCAGCTCCTGTTCGCGCTGTCCTTCATCGCGCGGCGGGTGCTGAACCGGCGGGTGAAGCCGTACCTCCCGGACTTCCGCATGGCGTTCGAGCACTTCTGCAtccacgccggcggccgcgcggtGATCGACGAGCTGCAGCGCAGCCTCGGCCTGTCGGACGAGCACGTGGAGGCGTCGCGGATGGCGCTGCACCGGTTCGGCAACACGTCGAGCAGCTCGCTGTGGTACGAGCTGGCCTACATCGAGGCCAAGGGCCGCATGCGCCCCGGCGACCGCGTATGGATGATCGGCTTCGGCTCCGGCTTCAAGTGCAACAGCGCCGCGTGGGAGTGCATCTCGCCGGCGCGCAACGCCGACGGGCCATGGGCCGACAGCATCTGCCGCTACCCCGTCGACATCCCGGAGGTGCTCAAGCACTAG